From Denticeps clupeoides unplaced genomic scaffold, fDenClu1.1, whole genome shotgun sequence, the proteins below share one genomic window:
- the LOC114782084 gene encoding selenocysteine insertion sequence-binding protein 2, with the protein METSNACSSSTLHDHPLQQFQKNSEEANLKKPNIEIVSEDQKCIRKRLDAKIHGHSLAPNKKIQPRTGPRSPSTFEVNLSDFPELNNAASDRMPHSSSEHQSASFSRHSMPSKMTVTQATKGCVSSMAKMQKKDCQITLNVSGRLSEAISQPDATSWATVAKAAPKWSAPPSFTSLEERTEQTLDKKKRKKKRKSKVSVDETSVKTAVLLNQVLPKFEDEEEFPDLSSVSRQKGHGHNLTKQLKGDEAQSEDRKNAGNAAAVVLKKGKADTTCGKKTKAPVQLDLGNMVAVLEQKQLSQKNKQDQKKVTLSVGSALPVVPMDQSRQKKHPRKQEMVPHNPLDSTSPLVKKGKQREIPKAKKPTPLKRIILKEREERKQNRLLEEQGLVSVPSPEIMSEDSAESTMSAPDKQDTANECATGVDGDESEELALPKHNAPDQPKLHSRRFRDYCSQILSKDVDECVSTLLKELVRFQDRLYQKDPMKARMKRRLVIGLREVLKHLKLRKVKCVIITPNCERIQSKGGLDEVLHTIIEMCQDQGVPLVFALSRKALGRCVCKTVPVSLVGIFNYDGAQDHYHKMIELSSEARKAYEVMVANQEVTSNQKQELPPGEWCTLSSSDAGDGEDPAYITLWKKLLEDEDSYQFLNSEERFSRVSIGQVSEEATSKDKGS; encoded by the exons ATGGAGACCAGCAATGCATGTTCGAGCAGCACCCTTCACGATCACCCTCTCCAGCAGTTCCAAAAG AATTCAGAAGAGGCCAACTTGAAGAAGCCAAATATAGAAATAGTTTCAGAAGACCAAAAATGCATTAGGAAGCGACTGGATGCAAAAATTCATG GCCACAGTTTGgcaccaaacaaaaaaattcaaccCAGAACTGGGCCAAGGTCACCCAGCACTTTTGAAGTTAATTTGTCAGACTTCCCAGAGCTGAATAATGCAGCCTCTGACAGAATGCCACATAGTTCCTCAGAGCACCAGTCTGCATCATTCTCCAGACACTCAATGCCCAGCAAAATGACCGTTACACAG GCCACTAAAGGTTGTGTTTCCAGCatggccaaaatgcaaaaaaaggattgtcaaattacattaaatgtgtCAG GGAGACTTTCAGAAGCCATTTCTCAGCCAGATGCAACTTCATGGGCTACTGTTGCTAAAGCTGCTCCAAAATGGTCTGCCCCTCCCAGTTTCACCTCTCTG GAGGAACGAACAGAACAAACCTTAGAcaagaagaaaaggaagaagaaaaggaagTCTAAGGTGTCCGTTGATGAAACATCTGTTAAGACAGCTGTTTTACTTAACCAAGTCCTTCCAAAATTTGAG GATGAAGAAGAGTTCCCTGATCTGTCATCTGTCAGTAGACAAAAAGGCCATGGACACAATTTAACAAAGCAACTCAAAGgg GATGAGGCTCAGTCAGAGGACCGCAAGAATGCTGGAAATGCAGCTGCTGTTGTGCTGAAAAAAGGA AAAGCAGACACAACTTGTGGAAAGAAAACTAAAGCTCCAGTGCAGCTGGATCTAGGCAATATGGTGGCTGTTTTGGAGCAGAAACAACTGTCCCAGAAAAACAAGCAGGACCAAAAGAAAGTCACCCTATCAG TTGGAAGTGCATTACCAGTAGTGCCAATGGACCAGTCAAGGCAGAAGAAGCACCCTCGAAAACAGGAGATGGTCCCCCACAACCCTTTAGATTCCACAAGTCCTTTAGTAAAGAAGGGGAAACAACGAGAGATTCCCAAAGCAAAAAAACCTACACCCCTGAAAAGG ATTATTCTaaaggagagggaggagaggaagcaAAATCGCTTGTTAGAGGAGCAAGGCCTGGTTTCTGTTCCCAGCCCTGAGATCATGAGTGAGGATTCTGCCGAAAGCACTATGTCTGCTCCAGACAAGCAGGACACTGCAA ATGAATGTGCCACTGGGGTTGATGGTGATGAATCAGAAGAACTTGCATTGCCAAAGCACAATGCTCCTGACCAACCTAAACTACATAGCAGGAGATTCAGAGA CTACTGCAGCCAGATCCTCAGTAAGGACGTAGATGAATGTGTGAGCACCCTGCTGAAGGAGCTCGTCCGTTTCCAGGACCGGCTCTACCAGAAAGACCCCATGAAAGCCAGAATGAAGCGTAGGCTGGTCATAGGCCTCCGGGAGGTCCTCAAGCACCTGAAGCTGAGGAAGGTTAAGTGCGTCATCATCACACCTAATTGTGAGCGCATTCAGTCCAAAG GTGGTTTGGATGAAGTTCTCCATACCATTATTGAAATGTGCCAGGATCAGGGGGTTCCTTTGGTTTTTGCCCTTTCCAGGAAGGCTCTTGGCCGCTGTGTATGCAAAACTGTCCCAGTAAGCCTGGTTGGCATTTTCAACTATGATGGAGCACAG GATCATTATCATAAAATGATTGAGCTTTCATCAGAGGCAAGGAAAGCATATGAAGTTATGGTAGCCAACCAAGAAGTGACATCAAATCAAAAGCAGGAACTCCCACCTGGGGAGTGGTGTACTCTGTCAAGTTCAGATGCGGGTGATGGTGAAGATCCAGCATACA TTACTCTATGGAAGAAGTTGCTTGAGGATGAAGACAGTTACCAGTTCTTAAATTCTGAAGAGAGGTTTTCCAGGGTTTCTATAGGCCAGGTCTCAGAAGAGGCTACAAGTAAAGATAAAGGAAGTTGA
- the LOC114782085 gene encoding major facilitator superfamily domain-containing protein 10 isoform X2 codes for MAASGKGSCNGCFRLIRTQGPENIFSRMDADQTTQGNGHSSRIITVVFFTLLLDLLGFTLILPLLPSILDYYSERNDVVYQSLQSLVDRFKEAFGVPSEVKYNTVLFGGLIGSTFSLLQFVSSPLTGAASDRYGRRPLMFLTTAGLISSYILWAFSHSFTIFLLSRVIGGICKSNVSLCTAIMADLPQPKARNKGMAMIGVAFSLGFTFGPLMGAYFALRPKESDLFYQGPAFLALGFSAVDLLFIFIMLPETLHKDNKAHQMTSKIQELRDLLNPLALFNFTAVTRTKEIPSEQKFTLSFLTHQRFQFSSMQQGKMFLFIGIVMALIQGGYARRIKPGQQIKTVRLALILLIPAFLLVGIAWNLILLYTGLFLYSFAAAVVVPCLSAQVSEHGTAGQKGVVMGILRSLGALARALGPIVSSSVYWLTGAESCFFIYSVGFIAPLALLSRLDRQKNE; via the exons ATGGCTGCTTCAGGTAAAGGGAGTTGTAATGGCTGCTTCAG GTTGATCCGTACACAGGGACCTGAAAATATTTTCAGCAGAATGGATGCTGACCAGACTACACAAGGGAATGGTCATTCATCTAGGATCATCACAGTAGTTTTCTTTACTCTCCTGCTTGACCTACTGGGATTCACCCTCATTCTGCCTCTTCTACCCAGCATCCTTGACTATTACAGTGAGAGAAAT GATGTGGTGTACCAGTCACTGCAGAGTTTAGTGGACAGGTTCAAAGAAGCTTTTGGAGTTCCTTCGGAAGTAAAGTACAACACTGTTCTATTCGGAG GTTTGATTGGCTCGACTTTCTCTCTGCTCCAGTTTGTGTCCTCCCCCCTGACTGGGGCTGCATCTGATCGATATGGCAGAAGACCACTGATGTTTTTAACCACA GCAGGTCTTATATCTTCCTatatcctctgggcattttcaCATAGTTTCACCATCTTTCTTCTGTCCCGTGTGATTGGGGGGATTTGTAAAAGCAATGTCAGTCTCTGTACAGCCATAATGGCAGATCTCCCTCAACCAAAAGCCAGAAATAAAGGAATG GCAATGATTGGTGTTGCCTTCTCTCTTGGTTTCACATTTGGGCCACTAATGGGTGCCTATTTTGCACTGAGGCCTAAGGAGTCAGACCTGTTCTACCAGGGACCAGCTTTTTTAGCCTTGGGCTTCTCTGCTGTAGACTTGCTTTTTATCTTCATAATGCTACCGGAAACTCTGCACAAGGATAACAAG GCACATCAAATGACCTCAAAAATTCAGGAATTAAGAGACCTTCTCAACCCACTGGCACTTTTTAACTTCACTGCAGTCACAAGAACCAAAGAGATACCTTCTGAACAAA AGTTCACCCTGAGCTTTCTAACTCACCAACGCTTCCAGTTTTCCAg caTGCAGCAAGGCAAGATGTTCCTCTTTATTGGTATTGTCATGGCATTAATCCAAGGGGGATATGCTCGTAGGATCAAGCCTGGGCAGCAGATCAAAACAGTTCGCCTG GCATTGATATTATTGATCCCAGCTTTTCTGCTGGTTGGAATTGCTTGGAATCTGATTCTTCTCTATACTGGCCTGTTTCTATACTCGTTTG CTGCTGCCGTTGTTGTTCCCTGTTTGTCAGCACAAGTGTCAGAACATG GTACGGCCGGCCAGAAGGGAGTTGTCATGGGCATCCTGCGTAGTCTTGGTGCCCTGGCACGGGCATTGGGCCCCATCGTCAGTTCCTCAG TGTACTGGCTGACAGGAGCAGAGAGCTGCTTTTTTATCTACTCTGTTGGCTTCATTGCCCCACTGGCATTACTGAGCAGATtggacagacaaaaaaatgagtGA
- the LOC114782085 gene encoding major facilitator superfamily domain-containing protein 10 isoform X3, with protein MDADQTTQGNGHSSRIITVVFFTLLLDLLGFTLILPLLPSILDYYSERNDVVYQSLQSLVDRFKEAFGVPSEVKYNTVLFGGLIGSTFSLLQFVSSPLTGAASDRYGRRPLMFLTTAGLISSYILWAFSHSFTIFLLSRVIGGICKSNVSLCTAIMADLPQPKARNKGMAMIGVAFSLGFTFGPLMGAYFALRPKESDLFYQGPAFLALGFSAVDLLFIFIMLPETLHKDNKAHQMTSKIQELRDLLNPLALFNFTAVTRTKEIPSEQKIKNLKVLGMVYFTYLFFFSGLEFTLSFLTHQRFQFSSMQQGKMFLFIGIVMALIQGGYARRIKPGQQIKTVRLALILLIPAFLLVGIAWNLILLYTGLFLYSFAAAVVVPCLSAQVSEHGTAGQKGVVMGILRSLGALARALGPIVSSSVYWLTGAESCFFIYSVGFIAPLALLSRLDRQKNE; from the exons ATGGATGCTGACCAGACTACACAAGGGAATGGTCATTCATCTAGGATCATCACAGTAGTTTTCTTTACTCTCCTGCTTGACCTACTGGGATTCACCCTCATTCTGCCTCTTCTACCCAGCATCCTTGACTATTACAGTGAGAGAAAT GATGTGGTGTACCAGTCACTGCAGAGTTTAGTGGACAGGTTCAAAGAAGCTTTTGGAGTTCCTTCGGAAGTAAAGTACAACACTGTTCTATTCGGAG GTTTGATTGGCTCGACTTTCTCTCTGCTCCAGTTTGTGTCCTCCCCCCTGACTGGGGCTGCATCTGATCGATATGGCAGAAGACCACTGATGTTTTTAACCACA GCAGGTCTTATATCTTCCTatatcctctgggcattttcaCATAGTTTCACCATCTTTCTTCTGTCCCGTGTGATTGGGGGGATTTGTAAAAGCAATGTCAGTCTCTGTACAGCCATAATGGCAGATCTCCCTCAACCAAAAGCCAGAAATAAAGGAATG GCAATGATTGGTGTTGCCTTCTCTCTTGGTTTCACATTTGGGCCACTAATGGGTGCCTATTTTGCACTGAGGCCTAAGGAGTCAGACCTGTTCTACCAGGGACCAGCTTTTTTAGCCTTGGGCTTCTCTGCTGTAGACTTGCTTTTTATCTTCATAATGCTACCGGAAACTCTGCACAAGGATAACAAG GCACATCAAATGACCTCAAAAATTCAGGAATTAAGAGACCTTCTCAACCCACTGGCACTTTTTAACTTCACTGCAGTCACAAGAACCAAAGAGATACCTTCTGAACAAA AAATTAAGAACCTGAAGGTTTTGGGTATGGTGTACTTCACCTACCTCTTTTTCTTCTCTGGGCTAGAGTTCACCCTGAGCTTTCTAACTCACCAACGCTTCCAGTTTTCCAg caTGCAGCAAGGCAAGATGTTCCTCTTTATTGGTATTGTCATGGCATTAATCCAAGGGGGATATGCTCGTAGGATCAAGCCTGGGCAGCAGATCAAAACAGTTCGCCTG GCATTGATATTATTGATCCCAGCTTTTCTGCTGGTTGGAATTGCTTGGAATCTGATTCTTCTCTATACTGGCCTGTTTCTATACTCGTTTG CTGCTGCCGTTGTTGTTCCCTGTTTGTCAGCACAAGTGTCAGAACATG GTACGGCCGGCCAGAAGGGAGTTGTCATGGGCATCCTGCGTAGTCTTGGTGCCCTGGCACGGGCATTGGGCCCCATCGTCAGTTCCTCAG TGTACTGGCTGACAGGAGCAGAGAGCTGCTTTTTTATCTACTCTGTTGGCTTCATTGCCCCACTGGCATTACTGAGCAGATtggacagacaaaaaaatgagtGA
- the LOC114782085 gene encoding major facilitator superfamily domain-containing protein 10 isoform X1, translated as MAASGKGSCNGCFRLIRTQGPENIFSRMDADQTTQGNGHSSRIITVVFFTLLLDLLGFTLILPLLPSILDYYSERNDVVYQSLQSLVDRFKEAFGVPSEVKYNTVLFGGLIGSTFSLLQFVSSPLTGAASDRYGRRPLMFLTTAGLISSYILWAFSHSFTIFLLSRVIGGICKSNVSLCTAIMADLPQPKARNKGMAMIGVAFSLGFTFGPLMGAYFALRPKESDLFYQGPAFLALGFSAVDLLFIFIMLPETLHKDNKAHQMTSKIQELRDLLNPLALFNFTAVTRTKEIPSEQKIKNLKVLGMVYFTYLFFFSGLEFTLSFLTHQRFQFSSMQQGKMFLFIGIVMALIQGGYARRIKPGQQIKTVRLALILLIPAFLLVGIAWNLILLYTGLFLYSFAAAVVVPCLSAQVSEHGTAGQKGVVMGILRSLGALARALGPIVSSSVYWLTGAESCFFIYSVGFIAPLALLSRLDRQKNE; from the exons ATGGCTGCTTCAGGTAAAGGGAGTTGTAATGGCTGCTTCAG GTTGATCCGTACACAGGGACCTGAAAATATTTTCAGCAGAATGGATGCTGACCAGACTACACAAGGGAATGGTCATTCATCTAGGATCATCACAGTAGTTTTCTTTACTCTCCTGCTTGACCTACTGGGATTCACCCTCATTCTGCCTCTTCTACCCAGCATCCTTGACTATTACAGTGAGAGAAAT GATGTGGTGTACCAGTCACTGCAGAGTTTAGTGGACAGGTTCAAAGAAGCTTTTGGAGTTCCTTCGGAAGTAAAGTACAACACTGTTCTATTCGGAG GTTTGATTGGCTCGACTTTCTCTCTGCTCCAGTTTGTGTCCTCCCCCCTGACTGGGGCTGCATCTGATCGATATGGCAGAAGACCACTGATGTTTTTAACCACA GCAGGTCTTATATCTTCCTatatcctctgggcattttcaCATAGTTTCACCATCTTTCTTCTGTCCCGTGTGATTGGGGGGATTTGTAAAAGCAATGTCAGTCTCTGTACAGCCATAATGGCAGATCTCCCTCAACCAAAAGCCAGAAATAAAGGAATG GCAATGATTGGTGTTGCCTTCTCTCTTGGTTTCACATTTGGGCCACTAATGGGTGCCTATTTTGCACTGAGGCCTAAGGAGTCAGACCTGTTCTACCAGGGACCAGCTTTTTTAGCCTTGGGCTTCTCTGCTGTAGACTTGCTTTTTATCTTCATAATGCTACCGGAAACTCTGCACAAGGATAACAAG GCACATCAAATGACCTCAAAAATTCAGGAATTAAGAGACCTTCTCAACCCACTGGCACTTTTTAACTTCACTGCAGTCACAAGAACCAAAGAGATACCTTCTGAACAAA AAATTAAGAACCTGAAGGTTTTGGGTATGGTGTACTTCACCTACCTCTTTTTCTTCTCTGGGCTAGAGTTCACCCTGAGCTTTCTAACTCACCAACGCTTCCAGTTTTCCAg caTGCAGCAAGGCAAGATGTTCCTCTTTATTGGTATTGTCATGGCATTAATCCAAGGGGGATATGCTCGTAGGATCAAGCCTGGGCAGCAGATCAAAACAGTTCGCCTG GCATTGATATTATTGATCCCAGCTTTTCTGCTGGTTGGAATTGCTTGGAATCTGATTCTTCTCTATACTGGCCTGTTTCTATACTCGTTTG CTGCTGCCGTTGTTGTTCCCTGTTTGTCAGCACAAGTGTCAGAACATG GTACGGCCGGCCAGAAGGGAGTTGTCATGGGCATCCTGCGTAGTCTTGGTGCCCTGGCACGGGCATTGGGCCCCATCGTCAGTTCCTCAG TGTACTGGCTGACAGGAGCAGAGAGCTGCTTTTTTATCTACTCTGTTGGCTTCATTGCCCCACTGGCATTACTGAGCAGATtggacagacaaaaaaatgagtGA
- the coq2 gene encoding 4-hydroxybenzoate polyprenyltransferase, mitochondrial, with protein sequence MNIIISFTEQMMFPRISALPVAKPWRWLSPGPGHSSFRHSYFKSNILASLSSRSHFSQKDVLIQRSCCQPRSLGKRQFSFSAVGIVAAAPSMVQPYLRLMRLDKPIGTWLLYLPSTWSIALAADPGCLPDLGLLTLFGIGSLLMRGAGCTINDMWDRDFDKKVIRTAKRPLASGELSQFQALVFLGGQLSLSLGVLLCLNYYSIALGAASLSLVVTYPLMKRVTYWPQLVLGLTFNWGALLGWSAVMGSCDWSICLPLYFSGVMWTLIYDTIYAHQDKEDDIRVGIKSTALRFAEQTKPWLSGFAVAMLSGLVLAGINSHQTLPYYGTLSAVAIHLANQIYTLDINKPENCWKRFSSNRNLGILLFLGIVTGTLWKENVQNEEIYQN encoded by the exons ATGAATATTATCATCAGTTTCACAGAGCAGATGATGTTTCCCAGAATATCAGCACTGCCTGTGGCCAAACCATGGAGATGGCTGAGTCCTGGACCTGGACACTCCAGTTTTAGGCATAGTTATTTCAAGTCAAATATCTTGGCCTCTCTGTCATCAAGATCACATTTTAGCCAGAAAGACGTTCTCATCCAGAGATCCTGTTGCCAGCCCAGATCTCTGGGTAAGAGACAGTTTAGCTTCTCAGCTGTGGGGATTGTAGCGGCAGCTCCCTCTATGGTGCAGCCATACCTTCGGTTGATGCGACTTGACAAACCCATTG GAACATGGCTGCTGTACCTGCCCAGTACATGGAGCATTGCCCTGGCTGCTGATCCAGGCTGCCTCCCAGACCTGGGCCTGCTGACTCTGTTTGGGATTGGGTCACTGCTAATGAGGGGTGCTGGCTGCACCATCAATGATATGTGGGACAGAGACTTTGACAAAAAG GTAATCAGGACTGCCAAAAGACCCCTCGCTTCTGGTGAACTGTCTCAGTTTCAGGCCCTGGTTTTCCTGGGTGGACAGCTCAGCTTATCTCTGGGTGTGCTGCTCTGCCTCAATTATTATAG CATAGCCCTGGGTGCTGCTTCTCTGTCTCTGGTTGTCACATATCCTCTAATGAAGAGAGTAACATACTGGCCACAACTTGTGTTAG GTCTCACGTTCAATTGGGGGGCATTACTTGGCTGGTCTGCAGTAATGGGTTCCTGTGATTGGTCCATATGCCTCCCACTGTATTTTTCAGGAGTGATGTGGACACTTATCTATGACACAATTTATGCTCACCAG GACAAGGAGGATGACATCAGGGTAGGAATTAAGTCCACAGCACTAAGGTTTGCGGAGCAGACCAAGCCATGGCTCAGTGGCTTTGCTGTGGCAATGTTGTCAGGCCTGGTCTTGGCTGGCATCAATTCTCACCAGACTCTGCCGTACTATGGCACATTGTCCGCTGTAGCCATTCACCTAGCAAATCAG ATCTACACTTTGGACATAAATAAGCCAGAAAACTGCTGGAAGAGGTTTTCATCTAATCGCAATCTTGGCATTCTCCTATTTTTGGGAATTGTTACTGGCACTTTatggaaagaaaatgtgcagaatgaagAGATCTACCAGAATTGA